Proteins encoded together in one Falco biarmicus isolate bFalBia1 chromosome 4, bFalBia1.pri, whole genome shotgun sequence window:
- the DHRS7B gene encoding dehydrogenase/reductase SDR family member 7B isoform X1: MVMAVARKTVQKGKLMDLTSTVIIPLLFGSLGIFALFRLLQWMRMRAYLQEAVVVITGATSGLGKECAKAFHAAGSKLVLCGRDSEKLKDLVQELSTVTNHRKNTHKPHTVIFDLSDTKTVLNAAEEILKYLGHVDILINNAGISFRGTIVDTGLDVDKKVMETNYFGPVALTKALLPSMIKRRQGHIVAISSVQGKISIPFRSAYAASKHATQAFFDCLRAEVEQYDIDVTVISPGYIQTNLSLNAVTADGSRYGVTDKNTAEGQTAAEVAQVVLNAVGQKRKEVLVAGLTPSLAVYLRNLFPRLFFTLMAARAKKERKAKDS; this comes from the exons ATGGTGATGGCAGTAGCCAG GAAGACggttcagaaaggaaaactcaTGGATCTCACAAGCACAGTCATCATCCCGCTGCTTTTTGGCAGCTTGGGGATCTTTGCCCTTTTTCGGCTGCTGCAGTGGATGCGGATGCGAGCTTACCTCCAGGAAGCAGTGGTCGTGATCACAGGGGCTACCTCTGGCCTGGGAAAAG AATGTGCAAAAGCCTTCCACGCAGCTGGCTCCAAGCTGGTGCTCTGTGGCAGAGACAGCGAGAAACTCAAGGATCTTGTGCAGGAGCTTTCTACTGTGACCAATCACCGGAAGAAC ACGCACAAACCTCACACTGTGATATTTGACCTCTCAGACACTAAAACTGTCCTAAATGCTGCTGAAGAGATCCTGAAGTACTTGGGTCATGTGGACATACTGATCAACAATGCAGGCATCAGTTTCCGAGGCACAATTGTGGACACAGGACTGGATGTGGATAAGAAAGTCAtggaaacaaattattttggtcCTGTAGCCCTCACCAAAG CACTTCTCCCTTCCATGATCAAGAGGAGACAAGGGCACATTGTGGCCATCAGCAGTGTTCAAGGCAAAATAAGCATTCCTTTCAGATCCGCAT atgcTGCTTCTAAGCATGCTACCCAGGCTTTCTTTGACTGTCTACGAGCAGAGGTAGAGCAGTATGACATTGATGTGACAGTTATAAGCCCCGGATACATTCAGACGAACCTCTCTCTCAATGCTGTAACAGCAGATGGATCTCGCTATGGAG TTACGGACAAGAACACCGCCGAAGGACAGACCGCTGCGGAGGTCGCGCAGGTGGTTCTCAATGCAGTGGggcagaagaggaaggaggtACTGGTAGCCGGCCTAACACCTTCCCTGGCTGTCTACCTGCGAAACCTCTTCCCCCGGCTCTTCTTCACCTTAATGGCAGCGAGAgcaaaaaaggagagaaaagcaaaggacTCTTAG
- the DHRS7B gene encoding dehydrogenase/reductase SDR family member 7B isoform X2, translating to MDLTSTVIIPLLFGSLGIFALFRLLQWMRMRAYLQEAVVVITGATSGLGKECAKAFHAAGSKLVLCGRDSEKLKDLVQELSTVTNHRKNTHKPHTVIFDLSDTKTVLNAAEEILKYLGHVDILINNAGISFRGTIVDTGLDVDKKVMETNYFGPVALTKALLPSMIKRRQGHIVAISSVQGKISIPFRSAYAASKHATQAFFDCLRAEVEQYDIDVTVISPGYIQTNLSLNAVTADGSRYGVTDKNTAEGQTAAEVAQVVLNAVGQKRKEVLVAGLTPSLAVYLRNLFPRLFFTLMAARAKKERKAKDS from the exons aTGGATCTCACAAGCACAGTCATCATCCCGCTGCTTTTTGGCAGCTTGGGGATCTTTGCCCTTTTTCGGCTGCTGCAGTGGATGCGGATGCGAGCTTACCTCCAGGAAGCAGTGGTCGTGATCACAGGGGCTACCTCTGGCCTGGGAAAAG AATGTGCAAAAGCCTTCCACGCAGCTGGCTCCAAGCTGGTGCTCTGTGGCAGAGACAGCGAGAAACTCAAGGATCTTGTGCAGGAGCTTTCTACTGTGACCAATCACCGGAAGAAC ACGCACAAACCTCACACTGTGATATTTGACCTCTCAGACACTAAAACTGTCCTAAATGCTGCTGAAGAGATCCTGAAGTACTTGGGTCATGTGGACATACTGATCAACAATGCAGGCATCAGTTTCCGAGGCACAATTGTGGACACAGGACTGGATGTGGATAAGAAAGTCAtggaaacaaattattttggtcCTGTAGCCCTCACCAAAG CACTTCTCCCTTCCATGATCAAGAGGAGACAAGGGCACATTGTGGCCATCAGCAGTGTTCAAGGCAAAATAAGCATTCCTTTCAGATCCGCAT atgcTGCTTCTAAGCATGCTACCCAGGCTTTCTTTGACTGTCTACGAGCAGAGGTAGAGCAGTATGACATTGATGTGACAGTTATAAGCCCCGGATACATTCAGACGAACCTCTCTCTCAATGCTGTAACAGCAGATGGATCTCGCTATGGAG TTACGGACAAGAACACCGCCGAAGGACAGACCGCTGCGGAGGTCGCGCAGGTGGTTCTCAATGCAGTGGggcagaagaggaaggaggtACTGGTAGCCGGCCTAACACCTTCCCTGGCTGTCTACCTGCGAAACCTCTTCCCCCGGCTCTTCTTCACCTTAATGGCAGCGAGAgcaaaaaaggagagaaaagcaaaggacTCTTAG
- the DHRS7B gene encoding dehydrogenase/reductase SDR family member 7B isoform X3 — protein sequence MDLTSTVIIPLLFGSLGIFALFRLLQWMRMRAYLQEAVVVITGATSGLGKECAKAFHAAGSKLVLCGRDSEKLKDLVQELSTVTNHRKNTHKPHTVIFDLSDTKTVLNAAEEILKYLGHVDILINNAGISFRGTIVDTGLDVDKKVMETNYFGPVALTKALLPSMIKRRQGHIVAISSVQGKISIPFRSAYAASKHATQAFFDCLRAEVEQYDIDVTVISPGYIQTNLSLNAVTADGSRYGDSNYRLLAQPSITPACSPIHN from the exons aTGGATCTCACAAGCACAGTCATCATCCCGCTGCTTTTTGGCAGCTTGGGGATCTTTGCCCTTTTTCGGCTGCTGCAGTGGATGCGGATGCGAGCTTACCTCCAGGAAGCAGTGGTCGTGATCACAGGGGCTACCTCTGGCCTGGGAAAAG AATGTGCAAAAGCCTTCCACGCAGCTGGCTCCAAGCTGGTGCTCTGTGGCAGAGACAGCGAGAAACTCAAGGATCTTGTGCAGGAGCTTTCTACTGTGACCAATCACCGGAAGAAC ACGCACAAACCTCACACTGTGATATTTGACCTCTCAGACACTAAAACTGTCCTAAATGCTGCTGAAGAGATCCTGAAGTACTTGGGTCATGTGGACATACTGATCAACAATGCAGGCATCAGTTTCCGAGGCACAATTGTGGACACAGGACTGGATGTGGATAAGAAAGTCAtggaaacaaattattttggtcCTGTAGCCCTCACCAAAG CACTTCTCCCTTCCATGATCAAGAGGAGACAAGGGCACATTGTGGCCATCAGCAGTGTTCAAGGCAAAATAAGCATTCCTTTCAGATCCGCAT atgcTGCTTCTAAGCATGCTACCCAGGCTTTCTTTGACTGTCTACGAGCAGAGGTAGAGCAGTATGACATTGATGTGACAGTTATAAGCCCCGGATACATTCAGACGAACCTCTCTCTCAATGCTGTAACAGCAGATGGATCTCGCTATGGAG ACAGCAACTACAGACTATTAGCCCAACCATCAATTACACCTGCCTGTTCTCCCATACACAACTGA